In one window of Tellurirhabdus rosea DNA:
- a CDS encoding PQQ-dependent sugar dehydrogenase: MIYLKKTATALLGSLVATALFAFVVSMACRPRDAEKAGTPAADSPTAVQLVNAFPNLTFEQPVEFTHAGDGTNRVFVVEQAGRIRSFTNDPAAKSAGVYLDIRDRVEAGGEMGLLGLAFHPNFRQNGYFFVNYTKNNPRETVISRFKASSASADKVDPGSEVVLLKFRQPYSNHNGGKVAFGPDGMLYIATGDGGSANDPQNNGQNRATYLGKILRIDVNKTDKGNYGIPADNPFVNQSDALGEIYAYGLRNPWRFSFDPQTGQLWTGDVGQNELEEIDIVTKGGNYGWRIMEARNCFNPKADCDRQKLIEPIHQYRHGSDGNSVTGGVVYRGKGVSDLQGKYIFGDFGSGKVWALSHNGKQSTGNQLLTSSGGNISAFGEDANRELYVLDHVGGVIRKFGNK; the protein is encoded by the coding sequence ATGATCTATTTAAAAAAAACGGCAACGGCCCTGCTGGGCTCCCTGGTGGCAACGGCTCTCTTCGCCTTCGTGGTGTCGATGGCCTGTCGGCCTCGTGATGCGGAAAAAGCAGGTACACCCGCCGCCGACAGCCCAACGGCTGTCCAACTTGTAAACGCGTTTCCTAATCTGACGTTTGAACAACCGGTCGAGTTTACGCATGCGGGAGATGGCACCAACCGGGTGTTTGTAGTGGAGCAGGCAGGGCGCATTCGTTCGTTCACCAACGACCCGGCGGCGAAGTCAGCGGGCGTTTATCTGGATATTCGGGATCGGGTGGAAGCAGGAGGAGAAATGGGATTGCTGGGATTGGCCTTCCACCCGAACTTCCGACAAAACGGGTATTTCTTCGTCAATTACACGAAGAACAACCCGCGCGAAACGGTCATCAGCCGTTTCAAGGCCAGTTCGGCTTCGGCCGATAAAGTAGACCCCGGTTCGGAAGTGGTGCTGCTGAAATTCCGGCAGCCGTACTCGAATCACAACGGCGGCAAGGTCGCCTTCGGGCCGGATGGGATGTTGTACATCGCGACCGGCGACGGCGGCAGCGCCAACGACCCGCAGAACAACGGGCAGAACCGGGCCACGTACCTGGGCAAAATCCTGCGCATCGACGTTAATAAGACCGACAAAGGCAATTACGGCATTCCCGCCGACAACCCGTTTGTCAACCAGTCGGACGCGCTCGGCGAGATTTACGCCTACGGCCTGCGCAACCCCTGGCGGTTCAGCTTTGATCCGCAGACCGGACAGCTCTGGACGGGCGACGTCGGCCAGAACGAACTGGAGGAAATCGACATCGTGACCAAGGGCGGCAATTACGGCTGGCGGATCATGGAAGCCCGCAACTGCTTCAACCCCAAAGCCGACTGCGACCGCCAGAAACTCATTGAACCTATTCACCAGTACCGGCACGGCAGCGACGGCAACTCGGTAACGGGCGGGGTGGTGTACCGGGGCAAGGGCGTATCGGACCTCCAGGGCAAATACATCTTCGGGGATTTTGGCAGCGGCAAAGTCTGGGCCCTGTCCCACAACGGAAAACAATCGACCGGCAACCAGCTCCTCACCAGCAGCGGCGGCAACATCTCGGCCTTTGGCGAAGATGCCAACCGCGAACTTTATGTGCTGGACCACGTGGGAGGAGTAATCCGGAAATTCGGAAATAAATAA
- the epsC gene encoding serine O-acetyltransferase EpsC, whose protein sequence is MTTAEQQYFFERLTTQNASYRYRLPSKPDVGRFIDSLIRFLFPITQDCRPIEAGIAESYHALKQQLECLLCPLGTNLPDKKAELNEQFFDRLPTMYEMLLLDAQAIAANDPASVGVEEVLAVYPGFYAIAVYRLAHLLTELNVPLLPRMMTEYAHAQTGIDIHPNARIGQSFFIDHGTGVVIGETTVIGNNVKIYQGVTLGATHVTKSMAQKKRHPTIEDNVVIYANATILGGRTVVGHDSIIGGNVWLTQSVEPYSLVYHQSQVEVRSMSES, encoded by the coding sequence ATGACAACGGCTGAACAACAGTACTTTTTTGAACGACTGACCACGCAAAACGCCAGTTACCGCTACCGTCTGCCTTCCAAACCGGATGTCGGACGGTTTATCGACAGCCTGATCCGGTTCCTGTTTCCCATTACGCAGGACTGTCGGCCCATCGAAGCGGGCATCGCCGAATCGTACCACGCGCTCAAGCAGCAGCTGGAGTGCCTGCTGTGTCCGCTGGGCACCAACCTGCCGGACAAAAAGGCGGAGCTGAACGAGCAGTTCTTCGATCGCCTGCCGACCATGTACGAGATGCTGCTGCTGGATGCGCAGGCCATAGCCGCCAATGATCCGGCCTCGGTAGGCGTCGAGGAAGTGTTGGCCGTCTATCCGGGCTTTTACGCCATTGCCGTTTACCGGCTGGCGCACCTGCTGACGGAACTGAATGTGCCACTGCTGCCCCGCATGATGACCGAATACGCCCACGCGCAGACGGGCATCGACATCCACCCGAACGCCCGAATCGGACAGTCGTTTTTCATTGACCACGGCACGGGCGTCGTGATCGGGGAAACGACCGTGATCGGCAACAACGTGAAGATTTATCAGGGCGTGACCTTGGGAGCTACCCACGTCACCAAGTCTATGGCGCAGAAGAAACGCCACCCGACGATTGAGGATAATGTAGTTATTTACGCCAATGCGACCATTCTGGGCGGCCGGACGGTGGTCGGCCACGATTCCATCATCGGCGGGAACGTGTGGCTGACGCAGAGCGTGGAGCCGTACTCACTGGTCTATCACCAGAGCCAGGTGGAGGTACGGTCGATGTCGGAGTCCTGA
- a CDS encoding DUF3244 domain-containing protein, with amino-acid sequence MKTNIITSALFAALLITSTAFAGTEPSDDKITAKVAAVQVSTYKTVDNNIRVNIEKKASIVASILIRDANGQVVYSQHIGKKTEKLAAKFDVSNLEDGTYQIQVVSKEGTISKEINLKTATEQPKRLLAVN; translated from the coding sequence ATGAAAACCAACATCATTACCTCCGCCCTGTTTGCCGCCCTGCTGATCACCTCAACGGCCTTCGCCGGCACGGAACCGTCTGACGACAAAATTACCGCCAAGGTGGCGGCCGTTCAGGTGAGCACTTACAAAACCGTGGACAACAACATCCGGGTCAACATCGAGAAAAAAGCGTCGATCGTGGCCTCGATTCTGATCCGCGATGCCAACGGGCAGGTGGTCTACAGCCAGCACATCGGCAAGAAAACGGAGAAACTGGCCGCCAAATTCGACGTCAGCAACCTCGAAGACGGTACTTACCAAATCCAGGTGGTGTCCAAAGAAGGGACCATCTCGAAAGAAATCAATCTGAAAACGGCCACCGAACAGCCCAAGCGGCTGCTGGCGGTGAACTAA
- a CDS encoding acyl-CoA desaturase, with product MALVLTFFALHWYLSVLMQTFFLHRYAAHQMFTMNPFWEKVFYIITFVSQGSSFLSPRAYGIMHRLHHAYADTEKDPHSPDFSDNLFDMMWKTKSYYNDIVHNRDTIDPKFKKGVPYWGAMEKFGDLWVVRLGWGILYTLVYIYAYQNLDMHWAFFFLLPFHYLMGPVHGAIINWFAHKYGYINFKVNDTAKNLLPFDFLMMGESYHNNHHKFGGRANFGGFRWHEFDPCYPLLLLLNGLHVIKLKRNNDLKYM from the coding sequence ATGGCTTTAGTTCTTACTTTCTTTGCGCTGCACTGGTATCTGTCGGTGCTGATGCAGACCTTTTTTCTCCATCGCTACGCCGCTCACCAGATGTTTACCATGAATCCTTTCTGGGAAAAGGTCTTCTATATCATCACGTTCGTTTCCCAGGGGTCATCGTTTCTGAGCCCGCGCGCCTACGGCATCATGCACCGGCTGCACCACGCGTACGCCGATACCGAAAAAGACCCGCACTCGCCCGACTTCTCGGACAACCTTTTCGATATGATGTGGAAGACCAAGAGCTATTACAACGACATTGTCCACAACCGCGACACCATCGACCCGAAATTCAAAAAAGGGGTGCCGTACTGGGGGGCTATGGAAAAATTCGGCGACCTCTGGGTCGTGCGCCTCGGCTGGGGCATCCTGTACACGCTGGTGTACATCTACGCGTACCAGAACCTGGACATGCACTGGGCTTTTTTCTTCCTGCTGCCGTTCCATTACCTGATGGGCCCGGTCCACGGAGCCATCATCAACTGGTTTGCGCACAAATACGGGTACATCAACTTCAAAGTGAACGACACGGCGAAGAACCTGCTGCCTTTCGATTTTCTGATGATGGGCGAGTCGTACCACAACAACCACCACAAATTCGGCGGCCGGGCCAACTTCGGCGGGTTTCGCTGGCACGAGTTTGACCCCTGCTACCCGCTGCTGCTCCTGCTCAACGGCCTGCACGTGATCAAACTGAAGCGAAACAACGATTTGAAATACATGTAA
- a CDS encoding LytR/AlgR family response regulator transcription factor, producing the protein MKIVIVEDEPLAVKRLEALLKEIEPAAEIVGRVETVRSFVRWWSQNPPPDLLLLDIQLADGLSFEIFQQVDVRTPVIFTTAYDEYALKAFKVNSVDYLLKPIDEDELRKAIAKYREVRQVAASSGDLAKVLEAYGVRPVSYKNRFMLRQGGRFEVVDTADVVYLYAEDKVVFLVTSQNRKYIVDETLDELEAKLDPRQFFRLNRKFLSHLSAIERIEPHFNGRFRLWLRHRPAEEEIYISRERADGFREWLNH; encoded by the coding sequence ATGAAAATTGTGATCGTGGAAGACGAGCCGCTGGCCGTCAAACGTTTGGAAGCCCTTTTGAAGGAAATAGAACCCGCCGCCGAGATTGTCGGCCGGGTCGAAACGGTGCGGTCGTTTGTCCGCTGGTGGAGCCAGAATCCGCCGCCGGACCTGCTGCTGCTGGATATTCAGCTCGCCGACGGCCTTAGTTTCGAGATTTTTCAGCAGGTCGATGTCCGCACGCCGGTCATTTTTACGACGGCCTACGACGAATACGCGCTGAAAGCTTTCAAAGTAAACAGCGTGGATTACCTGCTGAAGCCGATTGACGAAGACGAACTGCGGAAGGCAATTGCCAAATACCGGGAAGTGCGGCAGGTGGCGGCCTCATCCGGCGACCTGGCCAAAGTGCTGGAAGCCTACGGCGTGAGGCCGGTGTCTTACAAAAACCGGTTTATGCTGCGGCAGGGTGGCCGGTTTGAGGTCGTGGATACGGCGGACGTGGTGTACCTCTACGCCGAAGACAAGGTTGTGTTTCTGGTAACCAGTCAGAACCGCAAATACATTGTGGACGAAACGCTGGACGAACTGGAGGCCAAACTCGACCCGCGGCAGTTTTTCCGCCTGAACCGCAAATTTCTGAGTCACCTGTCGGCCATTGAACGCATCGAACCGCATTTCAACGGCCGCTTCCGCCTCTGGCTGCGCCACCGCCCGGCCGAGGAGGAAATTTACATCAGCCGCGAACGGGCCGACGGGTTTCGGGAATGGCTCAACCACTAA
- a CDS encoding sensor histidine kinase codes for MKSILRQSIFLVLGGSLLTAVLLRADSPLPFDFRLRLAGLAFCIGATIFILLSWSVTYLLNRSAEHLTPQQLVARTIYLSAGIAAGVGCAATSMIPGLFGVPVTLNDFLMNAGLLVLITAGVTAVYSLRTFVERWKALTLMEEGLKRAVLKAEFDSLKNQVNPHFLFNSLNILSALIPEDSRQAVQFVERLSKVFRYSLQHSDQNTVELATELRIAESYLFIHQTRFGTAFRYTIHLSEADQRRQIVTQGLLTLLENVIKHNECSQEKPLLTELAAENDYLIVRNTFQPKNRLQVPSSGIGLRNLQNRYAQLSDKPVVVEQTESTYSVKLPLL; via the coding sequence ATGAAATCAATTCTCAGACAAAGTATCTTTCTGGTGCTTGGGGGCAGCCTGCTGACGGCGGTGCTGCTGCGGGCCGATTCGCCGCTGCCTTTTGACTTCCGGCTGCGGCTGGCGGGACTGGCCTTCTGCATCGGCGCCACTATTTTCATCCTGCTGTCGTGGTCGGTGACCTACCTGCTGAACCGTTCGGCGGAGCACCTCACGCCCCAGCAGCTCGTAGCCCGGACTATCTACCTGAGCGCCGGTATCGCGGCCGGAGTGGGCTGCGCGGCCACAAGCATGATTCCCGGTCTGTTCGGCGTGCCGGTGACGCTGAACGACTTCCTGATGAACGCCGGACTGCTGGTGCTCATTACGGCGGGCGTCACGGCCGTTTACTCGCTGCGGACCTTTGTGGAGCGCTGGAAAGCCCTGACACTGATGGAAGAAGGCCTGAAACGGGCCGTTCTGAAAGCCGAATTCGATTCCCTGAAAAATCAGGTCAATCCGCATTTTCTGTTCAACTCGCTCAACATCCTGAGCGCGCTGATTCCGGAAGACAGCCGCCAGGCCGTGCAGTTTGTCGAGCGCCTGTCGAAAGTGTTCCGCTATAGCCTCCAGCATTCGGACCAGAACACGGTCGAGCTGGCGACCGAACTCCGCATCGCCGAATCGTACCTGTTCATTCACCAGACCCGGTTCGGAACCGCTTTCCGGTACACCATTCACCTCTCGGAGGCGGACCAGCGGCGGCAGATCGTGACGCAGGGGCTGCTCACGTTGCTCGAAAACGTCATCAAGCATAACGAATGTTCGCAGGAGAAGCCCCTGCTCACCGAACTTGCCGCCGAAAACGATTACCTGATTGTCCGGAATACCTTTCAGCCCAAAAACCGCCTCCAGGTTCCCTCCAGCGGCATCGGTCTGCGAAATCTGCAGAACCGCTATGCTCAGTTGTCGGACAAGCCCGTCGTGGTGGAACAAACCGAAAGTACGTATTCCGTCAAATTGCCTCTTTTATGA
- a CDS encoding head GIN domain-containing protein, whose protein sequence is MNPSLPHFLLMDTVSPEAVQHYFQLLLLSVGLVALLATIWWQADTARTGEITENRPVEAFDHLDIGGALNVLITSGEHPSLTIRGPAHAVAALRTRQYGNTLKIGQRFQFWHRTCRLFLTLTTPDLKRTEISGANLVQFKEFHNLSALELEITGASSVSFEGKLTTLLTEITGASRLTLTGQGQRLNAELTGASSLHAFDFAVEDADIELTGACNARLHVQKHLFAEAAGASNIQYRVLPGAGEPALRVRSAGASSVTRV, encoded by the coding sequence ATGAATCCGAGCTTACCGCATTTTCTGCTGATGGACACCGTTTCTCCGGAAGCCGTGCAGCACTATTTTCAGTTGCTGCTGCTTTCGGTGGGGCTGGTGGCGCTGCTGGCGACCATCTGGTGGCAGGCCGACACGGCCCGCACCGGGGAGATTACCGAAAACCGCCCGGTCGAGGCGTTCGACCATCTGGACATCGGCGGGGCGCTGAACGTCCTGATCACGAGCGGCGAACACCCGTCACTGACCATCCGCGGCCCGGCCCATGCAGTCGCCGCCCTGCGCACCCGGCAGTATGGCAACACCCTCAAAATCGGCCAGCGCTTTCAGTTCTGGCACCGCACCTGCCGCCTGTTTCTGACCCTGACGACGCCGGACCTGAAACGGACGGAAATCTCCGGCGCCAATCTGGTGCAGTTCAAGGAATTCCACAACCTCAGCGCGCTGGAACTCGAAATTACGGGCGCTTCCAGCGTTTCGTTCGAAGGCAAACTCACCACGCTGCTGACCGAAATCACCGGCGCCTCCCGGCTCACGCTCACCGGGCAGGGCCAGCGGCTGAATGCGGAGCTGACCGGCGCCTCCAGCCTGCACGCCTTTGACTTTGCCGTCGAAGATGCCGACATCGAACTGACCGGCGCCTGCAACGCCCGGCTGCACGTGCAGAAGCACCTGTTTGCCGAAGCGGCGGGGGCCAGCAACATCCAGTACCGGGTCCTGCCGGGCGCGGGCGAACCGGCCCTCCGGGTCCGCAGCGCCGGGGCCAGCTCGGTTACCCGTGTCTAA
- a CDS encoding DUF4494 domain-containing protein, whose protein sequence is MPSWFQGKIRYQKEEIVTDKRGDQIKLKTINEAYLVDAVSYTDAEARLYKEIAANTPNFSVTTISPMRLADVFFFEKGDTWYKCKVVYVTEDDKGREKRIVNMMLVNAENAKQAYERVEESLKTMLIPIEITDVNTTKILDIFPYSEEDSIPANLRPLHEVEKD, encoded by the coding sequence ATGCCTAGCTGGTTCCAGGGAAAAATTCGTTATCAGAAAGAGGAGATTGTTACCGATAAGCGGGGCGATCAGATTAAATTGAAAACCATCAACGAGGCGTATCTGGTTGATGCCGTGTCGTACACGGATGCCGAGGCCCGGCTTTATAAAGAAATTGCGGCCAACACCCCCAACTTTTCCGTGACCACCATCTCGCCCATGCGGCTGGCCGATGTCTTCTTCTTCGAAAAAGGCGACACCTGGTACAAATGCAAGGTCGTGTACGTCACCGAAGACGACAAAGGCCGCGAAAAACGCATCGTGAACATGATGCTGGTCAACGCCGAAAACGCCAAACAGGCGTACGAACGCGTGGAGGAAAGCCTCAAAACCATGCTGATTCCGATTGAGATTACGGACGTTAACACGACCAAAATTCTGGATATTTTCCCGTATTCCGAAGAAGACAGCATTCCGGCAAACCTGCGGCCGCTGCACGAAGTCGAGAAAGACTAA
- a CDS encoding toxin-antitoxin system YwqK family antitoxin: MNLRAFLLVFLCLGWASVRAQEKAGEQAQGRKIRREFSDYYQEITYHDSKNRVATIRSYYYDGVIFAEDHYVVRPTYENFSANDAQLVRHGSSRIWHRNGQVYVIGDYKDNQLNGPFQVFYESGALKRREFYRLGRVRKSTCFTEDGEKKTCEPFYQDASFPGGKNEMVAYLRSRLNDSTRTATQPQYFYAQLTINEIGQVVRVQPARLTPSLPSRIYQALRDMPNWKPASVDGTPFMTQQLVSLVFSRGVVSLYNPVTPRPWQGPTRRPRSNTMRSMDGFSSGSGIWSPMGSQGVIR; encoded by the coding sequence ATGAACCTCCGCGCTTTTCTGCTGGTATTCCTTTGCCTCGGATGGGCCTCTGTCCGCGCCCAGGAGAAGGCTGGAGAACAGGCACAGGGCCGGAAAATCCGGCGGGAATTCAGCGATTATTATCAGGAAATAACCTACCACGACAGCAAAAACCGGGTGGCTACCATCCGCTCCTATTATTACGACGGGGTAATTTTTGCGGAAGATCACTACGTCGTTCGGCCCACGTACGAGAACTTCAGCGCCAACGACGCCCAGTTGGTACGCCACGGCAGTTCGCGCATCTGGCACCGCAACGGCCAGGTTTACGTCATCGGCGATTACAAGGACAATCAGTTGAACGGTCCGTTTCAGGTCTTTTACGAAAGCGGGGCGCTCAAACGCCGCGAGTTTTACCGCCTGGGCCGGGTCCGGAAGTCCACCTGCTTTACCGAAGACGGGGAAAAGAAGACCTGCGAACCGTTTTATCAGGATGCCTCGTTTCCGGGCGGCAAGAACGAAATGGTCGCCTACCTGCGGTCGCGCCTCAACGACTCCACACGGACGGCCACGCAGCCGCAGTACTTCTACGCGCAGCTGACCATCAACGAAATCGGTCAGGTGGTGCGGGTGCAGCCGGCCCGGCTGACGCCCTCCCTGCCGAGTCGGATTTACCAGGCCCTGCGGGACATGCCCAACTGGAAACCGGCCAGTGTCGACGGCACGCCGTTCATGACCCAGCAGCTGGTTTCGCTCGTCTTTTCCCGCGGGGTCGTCAGTCTGTACAATCCCGTTACGCCGCGACCCTGGCAGGGCCCCACGCGCCGCCCGCGCTCGAACACGATGCGCTCCATGGACGGTTTCTCGTCCGGCTCCGGCATCTGGTCGCCGATGGGTTCTCAGGGAGTAATCCGGTAA
- a CDS encoding VCBS repeat-containing protein: MKRLLVLLAPFLLLLTSCKKKTLFSALPAEKTGITFSNRITENDTLNILDFEYVYNGGGTAIGDFNNDGQQDLFFTGNQVANRLYLNKGDFAFEDITKTAGVDGSGKWCSGVALVDINNDGWMDIYVTATVSKVAARRENLLYVNQGAKNGIPTFREMAKEYGIADDGHSTNAAFFDYDNDGDLDLYVLTNTTESYPNAYHPKLVDGSSPTTDRLYRNNGIDPAKGHPVFTNVSREAGILIEGYGLGLNITDINRDGWKDIYVTNDYLSDDLLYINNHDGTFTNRAQDFLKHTSNSAMGNDIADLNNDGWMDIVALDMLPRDNYRKKMLLTANNYQSYLNNEEFGFGYQYVRNTLQLGQGFRPGTTEPIFSEVSWQADMAETDWSWTPSMADFDHDGYRDLLVTNGFPRDVTDRDFIAYREQSADIATRQTILSQIPVVKINNYAFRNRGDAALPSFEDVTQQWGLAVPSFSNGAAYGDLDNDGDLDYVVNNINDSAFVYRNNLIEQKSPGANYLRLRFKGPDQNRLGLGAWVELTYGQNQKQVYEHTPYRGYLSTVENAAHFGLDTHQTVAQVRIIWPNGKAQTLRNVKANQVLTVDVQAATEPAAFPVPSPGQWFRDVTDSLRLNFVHSEPEYIDFNQQKLLPHKLSQYGPAVAVGDVNGDGQEDLVLGGSTQKATTLRLQTASGSFTEKAITPEGPAKPEEDMGLLLFDADGDTDLDLYVASGGYEGNPNTPVFQDRLYVNDGKGAFRLQQGALPTNLTSKSCVKAADYDHDGDLDLFVGGRVVPSQYPRPVSSFIFRNDSRPGAPRFTDVTGQIAPELLNLGLVCDALWTDYDNDGWTDLLLAGEWMPLTLLKNQNGRLAANPAAQSALSPYVGWWNSLVAADFDRDGDMDYAAGNFGLNSLNRASEQEPLTVYAKDFDNNGFYDAIPTVYLPDEKGQRNEFPFFGREDLIKQMIVMRGRFPMYKDFAAASIDKMLKPDEMKDALVLRATYMKTAYIENQGNGNFRVRELPTEAQVAPVFGMLADDFNHDGNPDLALVGNDYGNEVFTGRMDALNGLLLLGDGRGGFRPTSAGTSGFYIPGNAKALARLTLADGTPLLAATQNRGPLKVFRCPHPDRMLRLQPSDAAAILTFRDGRKQRLEFAYGHSFLSQNGRSVSLPAGAVKVDVVTFEGKVRNGLL; this comes from the coding sequence GTGAAACGCCTTTTAGTGCTGCTTGCCCCCTTCCTGCTTCTGCTGACTTCCTGCAAAAAGAAAACGTTGTTTTCCGCCCTGCCAGCCGAAAAAACCGGCATTACCTTCTCCAACCGCATCACCGAAAACGACACGCTTAATATTCTGGATTTTGAATACGTCTACAACGGCGGCGGTACGGCCATCGGCGATTTCAACAACGACGGACAACAGGACCTGTTTTTTACCGGCAATCAGGTAGCCAACCGACTCTACCTCAACAAAGGCGATTTTGCCTTTGAAGACATTACCAAAACCGCGGGCGTGGACGGCAGCGGCAAATGGTGCTCGGGCGTGGCACTGGTAGACATCAACAACGATGGCTGGATGGACATTTACGTCACGGCCACCGTCAGCAAAGTGGCCGCCCGGCGCGAAAACCTGCTTTACGTTAACCAGGGTGCGAAAAACGGGATTCCCACGTTCCGGGAAATGGCGAAAGAATACGGCATTGCCGACGACGGCCACTCGACCAACGCCGCCTTTTTCGACTACGACAACGACGGCGACCTCGACCTGTACGTGCTCACCAACACGACCGAAAGCTACCCCAACGCCTACCACCCCAAGCTCGTCGACGGCTCCTCCCCGACCACCGACCGGCTGTACCGCAACAACGGCATCGACCCGGCCAAAGGGCACCCGGTATTCACCAATGTTTCCCGGGAAGCGGGCATCCTCATCGAAGGCTATGGGCTCGGCCTCAACATTACCGACATCAACCGCGACGGGTGGAAAGACATTTACGTCACCAACGACTACCTCTCCGACGACCTGCTCTACATCAACAACCACGACGGGACGTTCACCAACCGGGCGCAGGACTTTCTGAAACACACCAGCAATTCGGCGATGGGCAACGACATTGCCGACCTCAACAACGACGGCTGGATGGATATTGTCGCGCTGGACATGCTGCCCCGCGATAATTACCGCAAAAAAATGCTGCTGACGGCCAACAACTACCAGTCGTATCTGAACAACGAGGAGTTTGGCTTCGGCTACCAGTACGTCCGCAATACCCTGCAACTGGGGCAGGGCTTCCGGCCCGGCACGACCGAGCCGATTTTCAGCGAAGTCAGCTGGCAGGCCGATATGGCCGAAACAGACTGGAGCTGGACGCCTTCCATGGCCGATTTTGACCACGACGGCTACCGGGACCTGCTGGTGACCAACGGCTTTCCGCGGGATGTGACCGACCGGGACTTCATTGCTTACCGCGAACAAAGCGCCGACATTGCCACCCGCCAAACGATTTTGTCCCAGATTCCGGTGGTCAAAATCAATAATTACGCCTTTCGGAACCGGGGCGACGCGGCGCTTCCTTCGTTCGAGGATGTGACCCAGCAGTGGGGGCTGGCTGTTCCTTCCTTCTCCAACGGGGCGGCCTACGGCGATCTGGACAATGACGGGGACCTGGATTACGTCGTCAACAACATCAACGACTCGGCTTTTGTCTACCGGAACAACCTGATCGAACAGAAATCACCCGGAGCCAACTACCTGCGCCTCCGATTTAAAGGCCCGGACCAGAACCGGCTGGGCCTCGGTGCCTGGGTCGAGCTGACCTACGGCCAGAATCAGAAACAGGTCTACGAACACACTCCGTACCGGGGCTACCTCTCGACGGTCGAAAACGCGGCTCATTTCGGACTTGACACCCACCAGACCGTCGCGCAGGTGCGCATCATCTGGCCGAACGGCAAAGCCCAGACGCTGCGGAATGTCAAAGCCAACCAGGTGCTGACCGTGGATGTGCAGGCCGCAACCGAACCGGCCGCCTTCCCAGTCCCCTCGCCGGGGCAGTGGTTCCGGGACGTGACCGACTCCCTGCGCCTGAACTTTGTCCATTCCGAGCCCGAATACATTGATTTCAACCAGCAGAAACTGCTTCCGCACAAGCTGTCGCAGTACGGCCCGGCCGTGGCCGTGGGCGACGTGAACGGCGACGGACAGGAGGATCTGGTCCTGGGCGGCTCGACCCAGAAGGCCACAACCCTGCGGTTACAGACCGCATCCGGCTCGTTTACCGAAAAGGCTATTACGCCCGAAGGGCCGGCCAAGCCCGAGGAAGACATGGGTCTGCTCCTGTTCGATGCCGACGGCGACACCGACCTGGACCTGTACGTGGCCAGCGGCGGTTACGAAGGCAATCCGAATACGCCCGTTTTTCAGGACCGGCTTTATGTCAATGACGGGAAAGGAGCCTTCCGTCTGCAACAGGGTGCCCTGCCCACCAACCTGACCAGCAAATCCTGCGTCAAAGCGGCGGATTACGACCACGACGGCGACCTGGACCTGTTTGTGGGCGGCCGCGTGGTGCCCAGCCAGTACCCCCGACCGGTTTCCAGCTTTATTTTCCGGAACGACTCCCGTCCCGGTGCGCCCCGCTTCACGGACGTGACCGGCCAGATAGCGCCGGAACTGCTCAACCTCGGGCTTGTCTGCGATGCGCTCTGGACCGATTACGACAACGACGGCTGGACAGACCTCCTGCTGGCGGGCGAGTGGATGCCGCTGACGCTGCTGAAAAACCAGAACGGCAGGCTGGCGGCCAACCCCGCAGCCCAGTCCGCCCTCAGCCCTTACGTCGGCTGGTGGAACTCGCTGGTGGCGGCGGACTTCGACCGGGATGGCGATATGGACTACGCCGCGGGAAACTTCGGCCTCAATTCCCTGAACCGGGCCTCGGAGCAGGAACCGCTGACGGTCTACGCCAAGGATTTCGACAACAACGGCTTCTATGACGCCATTCCGACGGTCTACCTGCCGGACGAAAAAGGCCAGCGGAACGAGTTCCCGTTCTTTGGCCGCGAAGACCTCATCAAGCAGATGATCGTCATGCGGGGACGGTTTCCGATGTACAAAGACTTCGCCGCCGCTTCCATTGACAAAATGCTCAAGCCCGACGAAATGAAAGATGCCCTCGTGCTGAGAGCTACTTATATGAAAACGGCTTATATTGAGAACCAGGGGAACGGCAACTTCAGGGTCCGCGAACTGCCGACCGAGGCGCAGGTGGCGCCGGTGTTCGGGATGCTGGCCGACGACTTCAATCACGACGGCAACCCGGACCTGGCGCTGGTCGGGAACGACTACGGAAACGAAGTGTTCACCGGCCGGATGGACGCCCTCAACGGGCTGCTGCTCCTGGGCGACGGACGGGGAGGCTTCCGGCCGACCAGCGCCGGGACAAGCGGGTTCTACATACCGGGCAACGCCAAAGCGCTGGCCCGGCTGACGCTGGCGGATGGGACGCCCCTGCTGGCCGCCACCCAGAACCGCGGCCCGCTGAAAGTGTTCCGCTGCCCCCACCCCGACCGGATGCTCCGCCTCCAACCGTCGGATGCCGCGGCCATTCTGACGTTCCGGGACGGCCGGAAACAACGGCTCGAATTCGCCTACGGGCACTCGTTCCTTTCGCAAAACGGCCGGAGCGTTTCCCTGCCGGCGGGCGCGGTTAAGGTGGATGTGGTTACCTTTGAAGGAAAAGTCCGCAACGGGCTTCTGTAA